One Fontisphaera persica DNA window includes the following coding sequences:
- a CDS encoding NADH-quinone oxidoreductase subunit C, with protein MAHLALPLERVDYARRGVHFEGHVEPAQVVLAAALMEQEGFALDAVTGVDWPQDNQMEIVYDYFHPALGWRVAIRTRVRRDLPEVPSISHVYPGANWHEREAWEFFGIHFSGHPNLAPLLLPDDADYHPLRKDFAAA; from the coding sequence TTCCGCTCGAGCGAGTGGACTATGCTCGCCGCGGTGTGCACTTTGAAGGCCATGTGGAGCCGGCCCAGGTGGTGCTGGCGGCGGCGTTGATGGAACAGGAGGGATTTGCTTTGGATGCCGTGACCGGGGTGGATTGGCCGCAGGACAATCAGATGGAGATTGTCTATGATTATTTCCATCCCGCCTTGGGATGGCGGGTGGCCATTCGCACACGGGTGCGGCGTGATTTGCCGGAGGTGCCCAGCATCTCCCATGTTTATCCCGGCGCGAACTGGCATGAGCGGGAAGCGTGGGAGTTTTTTGGCATCCATTTTTCCGGGCATCCGAATTTGGCGCCACTGTTGTTGCCCGATGACGCCGATTACCACCCCTTGCGGAAAGATTTTGCGGCTGCATGA
- a CDS encoding NADH-quinone oxidoreductase subunit D, whose amino-acid sequence MTPAEAIEAARRAGNETFILNLGPQHPATHGVLRIKLTMDGEYILRAEPVAGYIHRMHEKMGENRTWAQYLPNTGRIDYLSAMTYTHAYVAAVERAAGIEVPRRAEFIRVITSELNRISSHLVWFGAFLLDLGGFTPLLYAFDDREKILDMLEGITGSRLTYCYYRFGGVCNDVDDAFLSAARDFVPYMRERLKMYDTLVTENLILRKRLEGIGPISKKMCCKYGATGPVMRGSGMAYDVRRMEPYSVYSELEFDIPHYPEGDCMARYRVRMEEMAQSLRIIEQAVAMIPAGPFQTPGVPRALKPPAGDYCFAVEAARGRLLVRVVSDGKEMPYRVRWRTPSFCNITLFEEASRGMMLADALALLGSLDLVIPDIDR is encoded by the coding sequence ATGACGCCTGCCGAGGCCATCGAAGCCGCCCGCCGGGCTGGCAATGAGACTTTCATCCTAAACTTGGGGCCGCAGCATCCGGCGACCCATGGGGTGTTGCGCATCAAGTTAACGATGGATGGCGAGTACATCCTGCGCGCCGAGCCGGTGGCAGGATACATCCATCGCATGCACGAAAAGATGGGGGAAAACCGGACATGGGCCCAATACCTGCCCAACACAGGCCGGATTGATTATTTGTCCGCCATGACCTACACCCACGCCTACGTGGCGGCGGTGGAGCGGGCGGCGGGCATTGAGGTGCCGCGTCGCGCGGAATTTATCCGGGTGATTACTTCGGAATTAAATCGCATCTCCAGTCATTTGGTTTGGTTTGGGGCCTTTCTGTTGGACCTCGGCGGATTCACGCCGCTGCTGTATGCCTTCGATGACCGGGAGAAGATTCTCGACATGCTGGAAGGCATTACCGGCTCACGGCTGACGTATTGCTATTACCGGTTTGGCGGAGTGTGCAATGATGTGGATGATGCATTTCTGAGTGCGGCGCGTGATTTTGTGCCCTACATGCGTGAACGGTTGAAGATGTACGACACCCTCGTGACCGAGAATCTCATCCTGCGCAAACGGCTGGAAGGCATAGGGCCCATCAGCAAAAAAATGTGCTGCAAATATGGCGCGACCGGCCCGGTAATGCGTGGCTCCGGCATGGCCTATGATGTGCGTCGCATGGAGCCTTATTCAGTTTATTCCGAGTTGGAATTTGACATTCCCCATTATCCCGAAGGGGATTGCATGGCGCGCTACCGTGTTCGCATGGAGGAGATGGCGCAGAGTTTGCGGATTATTGAACAGGCGGTGGCCATGATTCCCGCAGGCCCCTTTCAAACCCCGGGGGTGCCCCGCGCCCTGAAACCGCCAGCGGGCGATTACTGCTTTGCGGTGGAAGCTGCGCGTGGGCGTTTGCTGGTCCGCGTGGTCAGTGATGGCAAGGAAATGCCCTATCGGGTGCGCTGGCGCACACCTTCTTTTTGCAACATCACCCTGTTTGAAGAAGCCAGCCGGGGCATGATGCTGGCGGATGCCCTGGCTCTGCTTGGCAGTTTGGACCTCGTCATCCCTGACATTGACCGCTAA
- the nuoH gene encoding NADH-quinone oxidoreductase subunit NuoH has translation MNLPEPIRLLAWLFGLMAFVGLNAAYLVWAERKGSGRFQRRLGPTEVGFAGLLQPIADSIKLLTKQLLVPPTVDGVLFRTAPLLVIIPAMISLAVIPFSDSLVARNIHLGMLVVFAFGSIHVLAVMLAGWASRNKYAIISAARVVSQNVAYEIPMLLVVITLLMSTGTTNLMEIVQQQAGPFWKWNIFRLDHNPLAPVTFLVFYICMLAETNRAPFDMAEAESELVAGAITEYSGMGFGVFFIGEYANVLVGCALATLLFLGGWQSPIGILPGVFWFLLKMYLLIFAVMWVRWTFPRTQFYTLLNLSWKVLIPISLGTLVLTAVVLKLF, from the coding sequence ATGAACCTGCCGGAACCCATACGACTGTTGGCCTGGCTCTTCGGCCTGATGGCTTTTGTGGGGCTGAATGCGGCTTATCTGGTGTGGGCGGAGCGCAAAGGCTCCGGGCGTTTCCAGCGCCGTCTCGGGCCAACGGAGGTGGGATTCGCCGGCCTGTTGCAGCCGATTGCGGACAGCATCAAACTCCTGACCAAACAGTTGCTGGTGCCGCCCACAGTGGATGGGGTTTTATTTCGCACGGCGCCCCTGCTGGTGATTATTCCCGCCATGATTAGTCTGGCGGTTATTCCCTTCAGTGATTCCTTGGTCGCCCGCAACATTCACCTGGGCATGTTGGTGGTGTTCGCCTTTGGTTCCATCCATGTGCTGGCGGTGATGCTGGCCGGGTGGGCCTCGCGCAACAAATACGCCATTATTTCAGCGGCACGGGTGGTTTCACAAAACGTGGCCTACGAAATTCCCATGCTGCTGGTGGTCATCACGCTGCTCATGAGCACGGGCACCACCAACCTGATGGAAATCGTGCAACAACAGGCCGGACCGTTCTGGAAGTGGAACATCTTTCGCCTGGACCATAACCCGCTCGCGCCGGTGACCTTTCTGGTGTTTTACATCTGCATGCTGGCGGAAACCAACCGTGCTCCGTTCGACATGGCTGAAGCGGAAAGTGAACTGGTGGCCGGCGCCATCACCGAGTATTCCGGCATGGGATTCGGGGTATTCTTCATCGGCGAATATGCCAACGTGCTCGTGGGCTGCGCTCTGGCCACGCTGTTGTTTCTGGGCGGCTGGCAAAGTCCCATCGGCATCCTGCCCGGGGTGTTCTGGTTTTTGCTGAAGATGTACCTTTTGATTTTTGCAGTGATGTGGGTGCGTTGGACCTTTCCCCGTACCCAATTTTACACCTTGTTGAATCTTTCGTGGAAGGTGTTAATCCCCATCTCGCTGGGGACGCTGGTGCTGACGGCCGTTGTGTTGAAGTTGTTCTGA
- a CDS encoding NuoI/complex I 23 kDa subunit family protein, translated as MKSARDFWKGCLSLWAGLQVTLREFFKPPVTEQYPYEAPHIPPRFRGHIELVRDPKTGEVICFACKACEKACPSDCILVEGEKKPGAKRKSVTVFKLDFTKCSLCGSCIEACKSGAIRFSKDYNLAGFSKEEFIMDLFKRLEEEARRQPPPEPVAAPGSETGEAPKRTPDVVVVTVEGQGR; from the coding sequence ATGAAAAGTGCCCGAGATTTCTGGAAGGGATGCCTGAGCCTGTGGGCAGGCCTGCAGGTGACATTGCGGGAGTTTTTCAAACCGCCGGTCACCGAACAGTATCCCTATGAAGCGCCTCATATTCCCCCGCGTTTTCGCGGTCATATTGAACTGGTACGGGACCCCAAGACGGGCGAGGTAATTTGCTTCGCCTGCAAGGCATGTGAAAAGGCCTGTCCCAGCGATTGCATCCTGGTCGAGGGCGAGAAAAAACCGGGCGCCAAACGCAAATCGGTCACTGTATTCAAGCTGGACTTTACCAAGTGCAGTCTGTGCGGTTCCTGCATTGAAGCCTGCAAAAGCGGGGCCATTCGTTTTTCCAAGGACTACAACCTTGCTGGTTTTTCCAAGGAAGAATTCATCATGGACCTTTTCAAGCGGTTGGAAGAGGAGGCCCGTCGGCAACCCCCGCCTGAGCCAGTCGCGGCACCCGGCAGCGAAACGGGGGAAGCCCCCAAGCGAACGCCAGATGTGGTGGTGGTAACCGTGGAAGGGCAGGGGAGGTAA
- a CDS encoding NADH-quinone oxidoreductase subunit J family protein, which translates to MLGILGVDAAGASITALFWFFVALTAGGALIAVLTTRVIRSVCGLAICCLGLAGMYYYLHSPFLALMEVLIYIGAVCVTIVFAIMLAEPDEPPPAPRTRATWAWAIIMLVPAFGIFLLLSHLSLAGPWPAEPVMRGDDSLKAVGISLLTTYCLAFELISLVLLAAILGALVVAREGRTREH; encoded by the coding sequence ATGCTGGGCATTCTGGGAGTGGACGCGGCCGGTGCCAGCATCACGGCCTTGTTTTGGTTTTTTGTGGCGCTGACTGCTGGTGGAGCATTGATTGCTGTACTGACGACACGTGTTATTCGCAGTGTTTGCGGGCTGGCCATTTGCTGCCTGGGGCTGGCGGGAATGTACTACTACTTGCACAGTCCGTTTCTCGCCTTGATGGAGGTGCTGATTTATATCGGGGCCGTTTGCGTGACCATAGTTTTTGCCATCATGCTGGCGGAGCCGGACGAGCCGCCGCCGGCGCCACGCACCCGGGCCACGTGGGCATGGGCAATCATCATGTTGGTTCCCGCCTTCGGGATTTTCCTGCTGCTGAGTCATCTTAGCCTTGCCGGGCCCTGGCCGGCGGAGCCGGTCATGCGGGGGGATGATTCCCTCAAGGCCGTGGGGATTTCCCTCCTGACCACTTATTGCCTGGCATTTGAGTTGATTTCGCTCGTGCTCCTGGCGGCCATTCTGGGCGCGCTGGTGGTGGCACGGGAAGGTCGGACAAGAGAACATTGA
- the nuoK gene encoding NADH-quinone oxidoreductase subunit NuoK, whose protein sequence is MPIYQQSEIYLVLAAFLLAAGIFGLLRRRTLVGMLISGELIFSAAALNFVALNHFHAPQPAHGQIFVLFIMGLAAAEVSIALSIIIAVYRNYRSIQTRDLTDLKG, encoded by the coding sequence ATGCCTATCTATCAACAATCTGAAATTTATCTGGTGCTGGCCGCCTTTCTGCTTGCGGCGGGCATTTTCGGACTTCTTCGCCGCCGCACGCTGGTGGGCATGCTCATCTCAGGCGAGTTGATTTTCTCGGCGGCCGCGCTGAATTTTGTGGCATTAAATCATTTTCATGCCCCTCAACCGGCCCATGGGCAAATCTTTGTCCTGTTCATCATGGGGCTGGCGGCGGCGGAAGTATCCATCGCCCTAAGCATCATCATCGCGGTCTATCGTAATTACCGTTCGATTCAAACCCGCGATCTCACGGATTTGAAGGGATAA